One Sphingomonas sp. BT-65 genomic window carries:
- a CDS encoding alpha/beta fold hydrolase: MSEHRLLRAIILLPLLAAPAAAQTDPFAPGREVVADINRIVTPNGVQETFEVTLGGARQVVNVRGVDRGNPILLFIHGGPGAVEMPIAWSFQRPWEDYFTVVQWDQRGAGRSYLLEDPAKLAPTLTFERYRDDAIELIEQLCKRYGKRKVVVLGHSWGSTVGLAVAAKRPELLHAYVGMGQAIDWRDNERAGMAWTIAQARQRGDVEAVKAIEALKPYPDGGSFTIDQADGWRKYAIRYGSLAAYRQNANFYLRAPRLSPEYTPADVKAWGDGSLFTIKTLWPRLADVSFKDVRRIDTPVIFLLGRHDQTTPSQLADAWLKRVSAPRKQVVWFEHSSHLPMVEEPGRTFAALLRHVLPLADERARK; encoded by the coding sequence ATGTCTGAACACCGTCTGCTGCGCGCGATCATCCTCCTGCCGTTGCTGGCGGCGCCGGCCGCTGCGCAGACCGATCCCTTTGCCCCGGGCCGCGAGGTGGTCGCCGACATCAACCGCATCGTCACCCCCAACGGTGTGCAGGAGACGTTCGAGGTGACGCTCGGCGGCGCGCGGCAGGTGGTCAATGTGCGCGGCGTCGATCGCGGCAATCCGATCCTGCTGTTCATCCACGGCGGGCCGGGCGCGGTCGAGATGCCGATCGCGTGGAGCTTCCAACGGCCGTGGGAGGATTATTTCACGGTCGTGCAATGGGACCAGCGCGGGGCGGGGCGATCCTATCTGCTCGAGGATCCGGCAAAGCTCGCGCCGACGTTGACCTTCGAGCGCTATCGCGACGATGCGATCGAGCTGATCGAGCAGCTCTGCAAGCGCTATGGCAAGCGCAAGGTCGTGGTGCTCGGCCATAGCTGGGGTAGCACCGTCGGCCTCGCAGTGGCGGCGAAACGGCCGGAACTGCTCCATGCCTATGTCGGGATGGGGCAAGCGATCGACTGGCGCGACAACGAGCGCGCCGGCATGGCCTGGACGATCGCCCAGGCGAGGCAGCGCGGCGACGTTGAGGCGGTCAAGGCGATCGAGGCGCTCAAGCCCTATCCCGACGGTGGCAGCTTCACGATCGACCAGGCGGATGGCTGGCGCAAATATGCAATCCGCTACGGCTCGCTGGCGGCCTATCGCCAGAACGCCAATTTCTACCTCCGCGCGCCGCGGCTCTCGCCCGAATATACGCCGGCCGACGTCAAGGCGTGGGGCGATGGCAGCCTGTTCACCATCAAGACGCTATGGCCGCGGCTCGCCGATGTGAGCTTCAAGGACGTCCGCCGGATCGATACGCCGGTGATCTTCCTCCTCGGCCGGCACGACCAGACCACGCCCTCGCAGCTCGCCGACGCGTGGCTCAAGCGGGTGTCTGCCCCGCGCAAGCAGGTCGTGTGGTTCGAGCATTCCTCGCACCTGCCGATGGTCGAGGAGCCGGGACGGACCTTCGCGGCGCTGCTTCGGCATGTGCTGCCGCTGGCGGACGAGCGCGCGAGAAAGTGA
- a CDS encoding vgr related protein, whose amino-acid sequence MTAHATRPLTPGEIALARSVFGDSIDYSRAAIANRKWIFFQPRQVAMAPLGCIHFHPKGCNYRDDFAEASLDLQGLFIHEMVHVWQHQKGIFLPLRRHPFCRYGYSLKPGWRLQRYGIEQQAEIVRHVFMLRQGALLPGAPPLEQYRGILPFSGIEVTHV is encoded by the coding sequence ATGACCGCGCATGCCACCCGCCCGCTCACGCCCGGAGAAATCGCGCTGGCCCGCAGCGTGTTCGGCGATTCGATCGACTATTCGCGCGCCGCGATCGCCAACCGCAAATGGATCTTTTTCCAGCCGCGCCAGGTCGCGATGGCGCCGCTCGGGTGCATCCATTTCCATCCCAAGGGCTGCAATTACCGCGACGATTTCGCCGAGGCGTCGCTCGACCTGCAGGGGCTCTTCATCCACGAGATGGTGCATGTCTGGCAGCACCAGAAGGGCATCTTCCTGCCGCTGCGCCGCCATCCGTTCTGCCGCTACGGTTACAGCCTGAAGCCGGGCTGGCGGTTGCAGCGCTATGGCATCGAGCAGCAGGCGGAGATCGTCCGCCACGTCTTCATGCTGCGCCAGGGCGCACTGCTCCCCGGCGCGCCGCCGCTCGAACAATATCGCGGAATCCTGCCCTTCTCCGGGATCGAGGTCACCCATGTCTGA
- a CDS encoding YciI family protein, with protein sequence MHKLTRLAGIAAIVLVAMTGTGVAAQAGQEPAAQQQAARPMFAIVYRAGPAWKPGVPMKDQGLRDHFYYVKALHERGDIVYAGPMGPDGGLILVHAADQAAADAIVAADPAVKAGIFVGTARDFTPRFTGTGAAAAASR encoded by the coding sequence ATGCACAAGCTGACGAGATTGGCCGGAATCGCCGCGATCGTCCTGGTGGCGATGACCGGCACCGGTGTGGCGGCGCAGGCGGGGCAGGAACCGGCGGCACAACAGCAGGCGGCCCGTCCCATGTTCGCGATCGTCTATCGCGCGGGGCCGGCGTGGAAACCGGGCGTGCCGATGAAGGACCAGGGGCTGCGCGACCATTTCTATTATGTGAAGGCGCTGCACGAGCGCGGGGACATCGTATATGCCGGCCCGATGGGGCCCGACGGGGGGCTGATCCTGGTCCACGCTGCGGACCAGGCGGCCGCGGATGCGATCGTCGCGGCCGATCCCGCAGTGAAAGCCGGCATCTTCGTCGGGACGGCGCGCGATTTCACGCCGCGCTTCACCGGCACCGGCGCGGCAGCCGCCGCCAGCCGCTGA
- a CDS encoding copper chaperone PCu(A)C: MRAVFGVILAGAALAATTLAGCQQAELGVEDAWVRLPAVQGRPGAAYFTVKGGAQATSLVAVSSPAAIRTEIHEMKHDGKMMTMAPIKDVPVAAGGRVEFKPGGKHVMLFDLSPEVRAGGTMPLRLAFADGKTVEVNAEVRAAGDAHDSH, encoded by the coding sequence ATGCGGGCGGTTTTCGGCGTGATTCTGGCGGGTGCGGCGCTGGCGGCCACAACCTTGGCTGGATGCCAGCAGGCGGAACTGGGTGTGGAGGACGCCTGGGTGCGCCTGCCCGCGGTGCAGGGGCGGCCCGGCGCGGCCTATTTCACGGTCAAGGGCGGGGCGCAGGCGACCAGCCTGGTCGCCGTATCGAGCCCGGCGGCGATCCGCACCGAGATCCACGAGATGAAGCATGACGGCAAGATGATGACGATGGCGCCGATCAAGGACGTGCCGGTCGCCGCGGGCGGGCGTGTCGAATTCAAGCCGGGCGGCAAGCATGTCATGCTCTTCGATCTTTCTCCCGAAGTTCGCGCGGGCGGGACAATGCCGCTGCGCCTCGCCTTCGCCGACGGCAAGACGGTCGAGGTGAACGCGGAGGTCCGCGCGGCGGGCGACGCGCACGACTCGCACTGA